In Anseongella ginsenosidimutans, one genomic interval encodes:
- a CDS encoding kelch repeat-containing protein produces MLIDYATIFRYLLVCLLLMSLWGCKKEHAKDNDRVTTYPVSEADSTGVVFRGFVMEKDIPLISELGFVWSENPNPDINDAYHVSALKPEAGGEFSIKVSSGIKKNVTYYVRAYAILNGQFLYSNPQSFEGKGSSGPRINRLIPYRGTWGDTLQIVGTNYSTESSQVEVYLEELPLPVLSAGPDTIKCLIPDSFNKKAAKVVLTVNGQTTQFSAFYLTPPRIDSLSDYQGRAGERIRIYGDYFSPVRENNLVKVNDKNAAISSNGTTYLEIELPVDNYSSRKPLTVEVAGNVAASELNFELLVYLTRMPDFPGKPRFDATGVVTGNKAYIGTGRAGSGGEVYSYGDIWEYDLVSGAWKPKTNYPEGAANSLSSFTLNGKIYMGTGVNMRYYSNNYYEYDPLGNSWKQIANFPSIPRVETQSFVIGEKAYVGGGFGDSRYLSDYYSYTPETNSWERIADMPAKEYVRQASFVLNGKFYIGTGLNSFGHYTNEFWVYDPLSDKWSRAPDFPGELRQNAIGFSIKGKGYIYGGHQDHHGVPDIWEFSPETGEWTKKENIVSKAHWLNAFFIANDKAYIITGAYNTPYSSFSIFSGSGEFWIFEP; encoded by the coding sequence ATGTTAATTGACTACGCTACTATTTTTCGTTACTTGCTTGTCTGCCTTTTACTTATGTCACTATGGGGCTGTAAAAAAGAACATGCAAAAGACAATGACCGCGTTACTACTTACCCGGTATCGGAAGCAGACAGTACCGGCGTTGTCTTCCGCGGTTTTGTCATGGAAAAAGATATTCCGTTGATTTCAGAACTGGGTTTCGTCTGGTCGGAAAACCCCAATCCAGACATCAATGATGCATATCATGTTTCTGCGTTAAAGCCCGAAGCAGGCGGAGAGTTTTCAATTAAAGTTAGCAGCGGTATCAAAAAAAATGTTACGTATTATGTAAGAGCCTACGCTATTCTTAATGGTCAGTTCTTATATAGCAATCCTCAGTCATTTGAAGGCAAAGGAAGTAGCGGGCCGCGCATTAACAGGCTGATTCCTTATAGAGGAACCTGGGGGGATACGCTGCAAATAGTCGGAACCAATTATTCCACCGAATCATCCCAGGTGGAAGTTTACCTGGAGGAACTCCCCCTTCCGGTATTATCCGCGGGTCCGGATACGATAAAATGCCTCATTCCGGATTCGTTTAATAAAAAAGCCGCAAAAGTGGTTCTTACTGTTAACGGGCAAACGACTCAATTTTCTGCATTCTATCTAACACCCCCAAGAATAGACTCACTTTCTGACTATCAAGGTCGTGCGGGAGAGCGAATTCGCATATACGGAGATTATTTCAGCCCGGTCCGGGAAAATAACCTGGTTAAAGTGAATGACAAGAACGCGGCTATTTCCTCCAACGGAACCACGTACCTGGAGATCGAACTTCCTGTCGATAATTATAGCTCCCGGAAGCCGTTGACTGTTGAAGTAGCGGGAAATGTCGCAGCATCTGAATTAAACTTTGAACTGTTGGTTTATCTCACCAGGATGCCGGATTTCCCGGGCAAGCCTCGTTTTGATGCGACGGGCGTTGTAACAGGTAATAAAGCCTATATAGGAACCGGCAGAGCGGGATCCGGAGGAGAAGTATATTCCTACGGCGATATCTGGGAATACGATCTCGTAAGCGGCGCCTGGAAGCCGAAAACGAATTATCCGGAAGGAGCGGCGAACAGCCTGTCCTCTTTTACACTAAACGGAAAGATCTATATGGGAACAGGAGTAAATATGCGGTATTATTCAAATAATTATTACGAATATGATCCGCTGGGAAATTCCTGGAAGCAAATAGCTAACTTCCCTTCGATTCCCCGGGTTGAAACCCAGTCCTTCGTTATCGGGGAGAAAGCTTACGTAGGCGGAGGATTCGGAGATAGCCGCTATCTCTCTGACTACTATAGCTATACTCCTGAGACAAACTCCTGGGAACGGATAGCCGACATGCCGGCTAAGGAATACGTGAGGCAGGCTTCTTTTGTTCTGAATGGAAAGTTCTATATAGGAACAGGGCTGAACAGCTTTGGCCATTATACGAATGAATTCTGGGTATACGATCCTCTTTCAGACAAATGGTCCCGCGCGCCGGATTTCCCGGGCGAACTCAGGCAAAATGCCATCGGCTTCTCCATTAAGGGGAAAGGGTACATTTATGGCGGGCACCAGGACCATCACGGAGTGCCTGACATCTGGGAATTTTCCCCGGAAACCGGTGAATGGACAAAAAAGGAGAATATAGTAAGCAAGGCTCATTGGCTAAATGCCTTTTTTATCGCCAATGATAAAGCTTACATTATAACAGGAGCCTATAATACTCCGTATAGCAGTTTTTCAATCTTCTCCGGTTCCGGCGAGTTCTGGATCTTTGAGCCCTAA
- a CDS encoding low affinity iron permease family protein, whose product MVAGGLINAWIVTGPVFGFSDTWQLVINTGTTIITFLMVSLIQKTQNKDSKALQLKLNELIATSRRASNRMVDIEDLTEEELDVLHKFYQRLSEKAKAPGTSTNHIPLILRTASISQRRSLAARRTGQGIRIERFGLLLIYPIQLNFRNIRY is encoded by the coding sequence ATTGTAGCGGGAGGATTGATCAATGCCTGGATCGTTACGGGTCCGGTTTTTGGATTTTCCGACACCTGGCAGCTGGTAATCAATACCGGAACCACGATCATTACCTTCCTGATGGTTTCCCTGATACAGAAAACCCAGAACAAAGATTCCAAAGCCTTACAACTGAAGTTGAATGAACTTATTGCTACCAGCAGAAGAGCAAGTAACCGGATGGTTGACATTGAAGATCTTACGGAGGAAGAGCTGGATGTGCTGCATAAATTTTATCAGCGGCTTTCTGAAAAAGCAAAAGCTCCAGGAACATCCACAAATCACATTCCATTGATATTGCGGACAGCATCCATCAGTCAAAGGCGGAGCTTAGCAGCCAGGCGGACCGGCCAAGGGATACGGATTGAGCGCTTCGGCCTATTGCTGATATATCCAATCCAGCTCAATTTTCGAAATATTCGTTACTGA
- a CDS encoding sialidase family protein, with the protein MKCCIMSFSRAFILLLVVLAFFSCKTRHALHSGMERLKEKELVLRIAPKAGNPRNSEGSFITLKDGRILFVYSKYSGEGSGDHDPAFLAGRYSADGGKTWTKEDEVIVENEGLMNVMSVSLLRLQNGAIAMFYLRKNSTSDCIPVMRISTDEAETWSRPVTCITDKKGYFVLNNDRVIQLSSGRLLMAVALHKTPDTKWKEKAQLWSYFSDDNGKTWQAGSPVPTPDTIVTQEPGVVELKNGNILMFIRASAGKQLYSWSADQGATWSPAVPSPVSSPLSPASIERIPETNDLLMVWNNNDGETAATKGERTPLTLAISKDEGKSWRHIKPVETDPDGWYCYTAIHFTEDAVLFGYCAGSQSAGTHLSVTNISKIELDWIYQQ; encoded by the coding sequence ATGAAATGTTGCATAATGAGTTTCTCCAGGGCATTTATTCTTCTCCTCGTTGTACTGGCTTTTTTTAGTTGTAAAACCAGGCATGCCCTGCATTCTGGAATGGAGCGGCTAAAGGAAAAAGAACTGGTACTCCGTATTGCCCCGAAGGCAGGAAATCCCAGGAATAGCGAAGGTAGTTTTATTACGTTAAAAGACGGACGTATTCTTTTTGTATACAGCAAGTATTCCGGGGAGGGGAGCGGGGATCATGATCCGGCTTTTCTTGCCGGCAGGTATTCTGCTGATGGCGGGAAAACCTGGACGAAAGAGGACGAGGTTATTGTGGAGAACGAAGGGTTAATGAATGTGATGTCGGTTTCTTTGCTGCGTTTACAGAACGGAGCTATTGCAATGTTCTACCTGAGGAAAAATTCGACTTCCGATTGTATCCCCGTGATGCGTATTTCTACAGATGAAGCCGAAACCTGGAGCCGGCCTGTTACCTGTATAACCGATAAGAAAGGCTATTTTGTGTTGAATAATGACCGGGTCATCCAGTTAAGTAGCGGGCGTTTATTGATGGCAGTTGCACTGCATAAAACTCCTGATACTAAATGGAAGGAGAAAGCGCAATTGTGGAGCTATTTTTCTGACGATAACGGGAAGACATGGCAGGCGGGATCGCCTGTGCCTACGCCGGATACGATTGTTACACAGGAACCGGGTGTGGTAGAACTTAAGAATGGCAATATTTTGATGTTTATTCGAGCCAGCGCCGGGAAGCAGCTTTACTCCTGGTCCGCAGATCAGGGAGCAACCTGGAGCCCGGCCGTACCCAGTCCGGTCAGCTCTCCCTTATCGCCGGCAAGCATTGAACGAATACCCGAAACCAATGATCTGTTGATGGTTTGGAACAATAATGACGGTGAAACAGCGGCCACAAAGGGCGAACGTACGCCCTTAACGTTAGCTATATCGAAAGATGAAGGGAAAAGCTGGCGCCATATTAAACCTGTTGAAACCGATCCGGATGGCTGGTATTGCTATACCGCCATCCATTTTACAGAGGATGCCGTTTTATTTGGTTATTGTGCAGGCAGCCAGTCGGCCGGAACCCATCTTTCAGTAACGAATATTTCGAAAATTGAGCTGGATTGGATATATCAGCAATAG
- a CDS encoding serine hydrolase domain-containing protein — MNLKIPVIFKGLTGSLAMLFFCFSIAPGQPIKSLDSLYTTLYEEGNFNGCVLIAENGKPIYKKAFGFADIAAQRPLNCNTKFELASVAKQFTAMAIMQLHQQRKLNYTDSLTKYFPRMGYKNITIADLLHHTSGLREFVVGTKEIFDTTQINGNQEIAAALIKYTPPLLFSPGDKFSYCNTNYVLLALIIEKVSGLKFSQYMDRFIFKPLGMTGTKVYSRQSAKHKLKNYALGYIYDPVKSQLTLSDNLAGYRYQYYFDGVAGPYGISSSVEDMLKWDQALYTDVLISRHEQQQAYLPLKLNDGTTARLMEQYYGFGWLISPPENKSFFGKRYMHAGGYPGYTNMIVRYPEKNKTIIILSNTFNAINIYEICETTEAIIFGQPFTFPGTGAW, encoded by the coding sequence ATGAATCTGAAAATTCCGGTGATTTTCAAAGGACTGACTGGCAGTCTTGCAATGCTTTTTTTTTGTTTCAGCATTGCACCAGGGCAACCCATAAAGAGTCTTGATTCACTTTATACCACCTTATACGAGGAAGGCAATTTTAATGGCTGCGTTTTGATTGCGGAAAACGGCAAACCTATTTATAAGAAGGCGTTCGGCTTTGCCGATATTGCCGCCCAACGGCCGCTTAACTGCAATACAAAGTTTGAATTAGCATCTGTCGCTAAGCAGTTCACAGCGATGGCCATTATGCAGTTACATCAGCAACGAAAGTTAAATTACACGGATAGCCTGACTAAATACTTCCCCCGGATGGGCTACAAAAATATTACTATCGCTGATCTTCTGCATCACACATCAGGATTACGGGAATTTGTAGTTGGAACGAAAGAAATATTTGATACTACACAAATAAATGGTAATCAGGAAATAGCTGCAGCGCTTATCAAATATACACCTCCCCTGCTCTTTTCACCTGGCGATAAATTTAGCTACTGCAATACAAATTACGTGCTACTTGCCTTAATTATTGAAAAAGTGTCCGGCCTGAAATTCAGCCAGTATATGGACCGCTTTATTTTTAAACCCTTGGGCATGACCGGTACAAAAGTATATTCAAGACAGTCGGCAAAGCATAAACTTAAGAATTATGCACTTGGATACATCTATGATCCCGTCAAAAGCCAACTTACGCTCAGCGATAACCTGGCCGGCTACCGTTACCAATATTATTTTGACGGTGTAGCAGGCCCTTATGGAATTAGCAGTAGTGTGGAAGATATGCTAAAATGGGATCAGGCGCTATATACTGACGTGCTGATCAGCCGCCATGAACAACAACAAGCATATCTTCCTTTAAAATTAAACGACGGAACGACCGCGAGGTTGATGGAACAGTATTACGGTTTCGGCTGGCTTATTTCACCGCCTGAAAACAAAAGTTTTTTTGGTAAAAGGTACATGCACGCGGGAGGATATCCGGGATACACAAATATGATTGTCCGCTACCCCGAAAAAAACAAAACCATTATTATACTTAGCAATACTTTTAATGCAATCAACATCTATGAAATCTGCGAAACGACGGAAGCAATCATCTTTGGGCAGCCATTTACTTTTCCTGGAACCGGAGCCTGGTAA
- a CDS encoding DUF417 family protein, which produces MFDLLAKLESQFVNFLRIAIFIVMVWIGGLKAFHYEADGIVPFVANSPFMSFFYNKEAPEYQKFKNPEGKEVAANIAWHKENGTYMFSYFLGSVIVLIGVLTVLGIFLPRTGIWGGLLTFGMSIVTLSFLITTPEVYVPNLGGDSPTPHYGFPFLSGAGRLVLKDIIMMAAGLVCAADCAKRIQGITRLRFQEK; this is translated from the coding sequence ATGTTTGATTTGTTAGCCAAGCTGGAATCCCAGTTTGTAAACTTTCTCCGGATTGCCATTTTTATTGTCATGGTGTGGATAGGAGGGCTTAAAGCCTTTCATTACGAAGCCGACGGCATTGTGCCTTTTGTAGCCAACAGCCCCTTTATGAGTTTTTTCTACAATAAGGAAGCGCCTGAATACCAGAAATTTAAAAATCCGGAAGGAAAAGAAGTCGCGGCCAATATAGCATGGCATAAGGAGAACGGTACTTATATGTTTTCCTATTTCCTGGGATCGGTGATCGTATTAATTGGTGTTTTGACCGTTCTGGGAATTTTTCTGCCCCGGACAGGGATATGGGGAGGTTTGCTGACCTTCGGCATGTCTATCGTCACTCTTTCCTTCCTGATTACAACTCCGGAAGTCTACGTCCCCAATCTGGGTGGCGATTCCCCTACGCCGCATTACGGCTTTCCGTTTCTGTCGGGCGCAGGAAGGCTCGTACTCAAGGATATTATCATGATGGCCGCGGGCCTCGTCTGCGCCGCCGACTGCGCGAAAAGAATCCAGGGCATTACCAGGCTCCGGTTCCAGGAAAAGTAA
- a CDS encoding helix-turn-helix domain-containing protein, protein MKQSNIPAQSFCVVEDVEPVEFNEGNPRPLYGVFLFKGSGSVTIDFAEYDFKGNVIMFSNPCQFIRFSAVKQVNIRSLWFHGDYYCIEYHKKEVACNGLLFNNIYSQPFVVLEDENYAEIRGVFDKLEQELSYTDSYSQAVARTYLQLILALGSKAKVASVPGNEGNQIFHPILNFRDLLEQHYIEERRPSFYAARLGMSPNAFSKKCKTHFHKSPSALIQERVILEAKKLIHLTFKSMKEIAAALNFEDENYFSRYFKKHAGIAPTAFRESVGVSMVAYSSM, encoded by the coding sequence ATGAAGCAAAGTAACATACCTGCACAGAGCTTTTGCGTTGTAGAAGATGTTGAGCCCGTGGAATTTAATGAAGGTAATCCAAGGCCGCTATATGGTGTTTTCCTGTTTAAAGGCAGCGGAAGCGTAACGATTGACTTTGCAGAATACGATTTTAAGGGGAATGTGATCATGTTCTCAAATCCTTGCCAGTTTATCAGGTTTTCGGCAGTGAAGCAAGTTAACATCCGGTCCTTATGGTTTCATGGAGATTACTACTGCATTGAATACCATAAAAAAGAGGTAGCCTGCAACGGATTGTTATTCAACAACATTTATTCGCAGCCCTTTGTTGTATTGGAAGATGAAAACTATGCCGAAATAAGAGGCGTATTTGACAAACTGGAGCAAGAATTGAGCTATACGGACAGCTATTCACAGGCAGTTGCCAGAACCTACCTGCAATTGATCCTGGCATTGGGCAGCAAGGCAAAAGTGGCTTCGGTTCCCGGGAACGAAGGAAATCAAATTTTTCATCCCATCCTGAACTTCAGGGACTTGCTGGAACAGCATTATATCGAAGAAAGGCGCCCGTCGTTTTACGCTGCCCGGTTAGGAATGTCTCCCAACGCGTTTTCCAAAAAATGCAAAACACATTTTCATAAATCCCCTTCGGCCCTCATCCAGGAGCGGGTTATCCTCGAGGCCAAAAAATTGATCCACCTGACTTTCAAAAGCATGAAGGAAATAGCGGCGGCATTGAATTTTGAAGACGAGAATTATTTCAGCCGTTATTTTAAAAAGCACGCGGGCATTGCGCCTACCGCCTTCAGGGAAAGTGTCGGCGTATCCATGGTGGCATATTCGTCCATGTAA
- a CDS encoding methyltransferase family protein, translated as MNAKVPPDAVLLICGSLMWLLARLLPQYGFTLSGSALWSCLALLAGFTVLLSAKSALFRHNTTARPDRKSLQNARTLVTTGIYRYTRNPVYVSMALMLLAWMIFLENWLSISGIIIFILFIDKYQILAEEEALERTFGEAYLQYKKRVRRWI; from the coding sequence ATGAACGCAAAGGTCCCACCGGACGCTGTACTCTTAATTTGCGGCAGCCTGATGTGGCTGCTGGCAAGGCTTTTACCGCAATATGGTTTTACGCTTTCCGGCAGCGCGCTTTGGTCCTGCCTGGCCCTGCTTGCGGGATTTACGGTTCTGTTGTCAGCTAAAAGCGCTTTATTCCGGCATAATACAACTGCGCGGCCTGACAGAAAGTCATTACAAAATGCCAGGACATTAGTAACTACCGGAATTTACAGGTACACGAGGAACCCGGTTTATGTAAGTATGGCCCTGATGCTTCTTGCCTGGATGATTTTTCTCGAAAACTGGTTATCCATCTCCGGAATAATTATTTTCATCCTGTTTATTGATAAGTACCAGATCCTGGCCGAAGAAGAAGCCCTGGAAAGAACCTTCGGCGAAGCATATTTACAATACAAAAAGCGGGTAAGACGATGGATATAA
- a CDS encoding LamG-like jellyroll fold domain-containing protein, with protein sequence MIKAWIACLFLLTVPGLAVEPGSFFPIEEGLIVDLNADSGVIAGSENRVEKWMNQVRSFPAGVFEKTDVGREMKGSGMPLLKTNVAEINGHSSIVFHQQELLSDEEDAFDHLITGSGYTWFCVVKAGKQPGELKDVNSIFGNLRNGGHYEGFWAGLMDNNQPWMGSRNGLTFGRWDNNNPRVLGKEQLRQQGYYLLIGHMTKGTGQAMLSLYVNDAKRPVATGPFPVNPQANASKLAIGQERDATEHPGVESFAGEIARFLLYERPLSRKELIRMAGKLMKYYHL encoded by the coding sequence ATGATAAAAGCGTGGATTGCCTGCTTGTTTCTTTTGACTGTACCGGGACTTGCCGTAGAGCCCGGCAGTTTCTTTCCCATTGAAGAGGGCTTGATAGTGGATCTGAACGCCGATAGCGGAGTAATAGCCGGTTCGGAAAACCGTGTAGAAAAATGGATGAACCAGGTACGTTCGTTTCCGGCCGGCGTTTTCGAAAAAACGGACGTGGGTCGTGAGATGAAGGGTTCCGGTATGCCGTTACTGAAAACCAATGTTGCCGAAATAAACGGTCATAGCAGTATCGTCTTTCATCAACAGGAGTTGCTGTCGGATGAGGAAGACGCCTTTGATCACCTGATTACCGGGAGCGGCTATACCTGGTTTTGCGTCGTGAAAGCGGGAAAGCAGCCGGGTGAATTAAAAGATGTGAATTCAATTTTCGGCAACCTTAGGAATGGAGGCCATTACGAAGGCTTTTGGGCCGGCTTAATGGATAACAACCAGCCCTGGATGGGAAGCAGAAACGGCCTGACGTTCGGACGCTGGGATAATAATAATCCCCGGGTTTTGGGTAAAGAACAACTCCGTCAGCAAGGTTATTATTTACTGATTGGCCATATGACGAAGGGAACCGGGCAGGCGATGCTTTCCCTGTATGTCAATGATGCTAAAAGGCCCGTTGCCACCGGGCCATTCCCGGTGAATCCCCAGGCAAATGCTTCCAAACTGGCTATCGGCCAGGAAAGAGATGCTACAGAACATCCTGGCGTAGAATCATTTGCCGGGGAAATTGCCCGCTTCCTTTTATATGAACGGCCGTTAAGCCGGAAGGAACTGATAAGGATGGCCGGAAAATTAATGAAGTATTATCATTTGTAG
- a CDS encoding PIG-L deacetylase family protein — MMYKFLLLFVLIIVSVPGLRAQDKPLQVIMIGAHPDDCDIKCGGVAALYAEMGHNVKFISVTNGDAGHHEQGGSELARRRAGEAQEAAGILGITYEILDHPDGKLMPTLDIRLELIRKIREWNADIVFSHRPNDYHPDHRYTGILVQDAAYLVGVPNIAADTPPLEKNPVFMYAQDRFKKPSPFSPDVSVDITPVIGKKIDALNAHQSQFYEWLPWINGNENNVPEGEQERKNWILQRRWPSISPEIRASLEKWYGKSTAASAEYAEAFEICEYGSQPSEEEIRRLFPMLGKE, encoded by the coding sequence ATGATGTACAAATTCCTCCTGTTATTCGTATTAATTATCGTATCTGTGCCGGGACTCCGCGCCCAGGACAAACCGCTTCAGGTTATTATGATTGGCGCTCATCCCGATGATTGTGATATCAAGTGCGGCGGAGTAGCGGCCCTGTATGCCGAAATGGGCCATAATGTAAAATTTATCTCCGTAACAAACGGAGACGCCGGCCATCATGAACAGGGCGGAAGCGAACTGGCCCGGCGCCGGGCCGGCGAGGCGCAGGAAGCGGCCGGGATCCTGGGTATTACCTATGAAATACTGGATCATCCTGACGGAAAGCTAATGCCTACCCTGGACATCCGGCTTGAGCTGATCCGCAAAATCAGGGAATGGAATGCCGATATCGTTTTTTCCCATCGCCCCAACGATTATCACCCTGATCATCGGTATACCGGAATTCTGGTGCAGGACGCTGCCTACCTGGTTGGTGTGCCGAATATTGCCGCAGATACGCCTCCTCTGGAGAAAAACCCGGTATTCATGTATGCGCAGGACAGGTTTAAAAAGCCTTCCCCCTTTAGCCCGGATGTAAGCGTGGACATTACCCCGGTAATCGGCAAAAAAATTGATGCCCTGAATGCGCACCAATCGCAGTTTTACGAATGGCTCCCATGGATCAACGGCAACGAAAACAACGTGCCTGAAGGTGAACAGGAAAGAAAAAACTGGATATTACAACGAAGGTGGCCCTCCATCTCCCCTGAAATAAGGGCCAGCCTGGAAAAATGGTACGGCAAATCAACCGCGGCTTCCGCCGAATATGCAGAAGCCTTCGAAATTTGCGAGTACGGAAGCCAACCCTCGGAAGAGGAGATCCGGCGCCTTTTCCCGATGCTGGGAAAGGAATGA
- a CDS encoding helix-turn-helix domain-containing protein: protein MDTERLYIWICFFFSIALAAGGAILFFQKKAIREIPPSRFLQYFLVLVYAFGFYSIWSNALFHLFFTERTHEAIAQLPEYLTLIGIPFLITGMFMLLLWALNLLEKKPGKFFLPLASLLILVMLLAYVAYKRFDLLANVRQLYALFIILTAFVAGSLLCFSGVKYVEKKPRRILILLVFFFGTIHIPLFLDRLATFIPELIFIFLFFFTTTFIGVYFAYTVKVPPLKPEDDGGAASFERFIREYGITGSESEVVQEIYKGKTNQEIADKLFVTVQTIKDHTHRIYLKTNLKNRAQLTSLLRKYEHPAMK from the coding sequence ATGGACACAGAGAGATTATATATTTGGATTTGCTTTTTTTTCAGTATCGCCCTTGCCGCCGGAGGTGCTATTCTTTTTTTTCAGAAAAAGGCGATCAGGGAAATTCCTCCTTCCCGTTTTTTACAGTATTTCCTGGTACTGGTTTACGCTTTCGGTTTTTATTCAATTTGGAGCAACGCTTTATTTCATCTGTTTTTTACTGAAAGGACTCATGAGGCAATCGCACAGCTCCCTGAATATCTCACATTAATAGGAATTCCATTTCTGATTACGGGCATGTTCATGCTCCTGCTATGGGCGCTTAACCTCCTGGAAAAAAAGCCCGGAAAGTTTTTCCTGCCCTTAGCGTCGTTGCTGATCCTGGTGATGCTCCTGGCGTATGTCGCCTATAAGCGGTTTGATCTGTTGGCAAATGTCCGGCAGCTGTATGCCTTATTTATAATACTAACAGCATTTGTTGCCGGCTCGCTTCTATGCTTTTCAGGGGTAAAGTACGTGGAGAAAAAGCCTAGACGTATTCTCATCTTGCTGGTATTTTTTTTCGGGACCATCCATATTCCGCTATTCCTGGACCGGTTAGCTACCTTCATTCCAGAATTGATATTTATATTTCTTTTCTTTTTTACAACTACATTTATCGGAGTCTATTTCGCTTATACGGTGAAAGTTCCTCCGTTGAAACCAGAAGATGACGGAGGCGCGGCTTCTTTTGAGAGGTTTATCCGCGAATACGGTATTACAGGCAGTGAATCAGAAGTGGTACAGGAAATTTACAAAGGCAAAACCAACCAGGAAATAGCTGATAAGCTTTTTGTTACCGTTCAAACCATCAAAGATCACACGCATAGAATTTACCTGAAAACGAATCTAAAGAACAGGGCCCAGCTGACTTCATTGTTACGAAAATATGAACACCCGGCTATGAAGTGA
- a CDS encoding DUF975 family protein → MDSNVSMSIRPTWSGSLSHGWKTMKSHFLSLLLIVIVCSIVQMPLQLFHKGNSADSSSLKILLEFLALAYWVLFLPVINYSANLLFIQAVRNEVLELKNIIIGFKNYLDIVLVHLFVTALIGIASIALLIPGIIVACRLAFVSYLVMDKGMGPIAAVEASWKMTRGHGWRIFLLGLTSIFIFIGGLLFFVVGILPAIIWIKAAFASLYQAVLDEKNEV, encoded by the coding sequence ATGGACAGCAACGTATCAATGTCAATCAGGCCCACATGGAGTGGCAGCCTTTCGCATGGCTGGAAAACGATGAAAAGCCACTTCCTTTCGCTCTTGTTAATTGTAATAGTTTGTTCCATTGTGCAAATGCCATTACAATTATTTCACAAAGGCAACTCCGCGGACAGCAGCTCCTTAAAAATCCTGCTCGAATTCCTGGCACTTGCCTATTGGGTGCTGTTTTTGCCGGTCATCAATTACAGCGCTAACCTGCTTTTTATCCAGGCTGTCAGAAATGAAGTTCTTGAACTCAAAAATATAATCATCGGATTTAAGAACTACCTGGATATTGTATTAGTGCATTTGTTTGTAACGGCTTTGATCGGGATCGCCTCAATTGCGCTTCTTATCCCGGGAATAATTGTAGCATGCCGCCTGGCCTTTGTGTCCTACCTAGTGATGGACAAAGGGATGGGACCCATTGCAGCCGTAGAAGCGAGCTGGAAAATGACCAGAGGCCATGGATGGAGAATATTCTTATTAGGCCTGACTTCCATTTTTATTTTCATAGGCGGGCTTTTATTTTTCGTGGTAGGTATTCTTCCGGCGATTATTTGGATAAAGGCAGCCTTCGCCTCTTTATACCAGGCAGTCCTTGATGAAAAAAATGAAGTATAG
- a CDS encoding ankyrin repeat domain-containing protein — translation MQIKKLIDNKDFKGIGQALSNDPHLANEGIPYDEVNRAKAHPLHRICDGVFSGKYTDEEGAEMAKIFLEFGANIEGNEPVDKQDTPLIAASSLHADQMAVLYIEKGANIHHAGCHGGTALHWAAWCGRYKVVERLIREGAEVNRRCIDFSATPLFWAIHGSKNGGNSSLENYLQCVKILNRSGADKEIPNAEGKTVFDLLTGEDSELREQLKD, via the coding sequence ATGCAAATAAAAAAGCTTATCGACAATAAGGATTTCAAAGGAATTGGACAGGCGCTTTCCAATGATCCGCATCTTGCCAATGAGGGGATTCCTTACGACGAGGTGAACAGGGCAAAAGCCCACCCGCTGCACCGGATTTGTGACGGCGTGTTTTCAGGGAAATATACTGATGAAGAGGGGGCAGAGATGGCAAAGATATTTCTGGAGTTTGGTGCGAATATCGAGGGTAATGAGCCAGTAGACAAGCAGGATACGCCGCTGATTGCTGCCTCGAGCCTTCATGCGGATCAAATGGCGGTTCTTTACATAGAAAAAGGGGCAAATATTCATCACGCAGGATGTCATGGCGGTACCGCACTGCATTGGGCGGCCTGGTGCGGAAGATATAAAGTAGTCGAAAGGCTTATCCGGGAAGGTGCGGAGGTGAACAGACGATGTATTGATTTTTCTGCTACACCGCTTTTCTGGGCCATTCACGGATCGAAAAACGGCGGCAATTCCAGCCTGGAAAATTACCTGCAATGCGTAAAAATATTGAACCGGTCCGGTGCGGATAAAGAGATTCCAAATGCAGAAGGGAAAACTGTTTTTGACCTGCTAACCGGCGAGGATAGTGAATTGCGAGAACAGTTGAAGGATTGA